DNA from Elaeis guineensis isolate ETL-2024a chromosome 2, EG11, whole genome shotgun sequence:
tacggcaggtatgactcctatactcctctttttgCTCCTCGTACGTAGATTCTCATGGAGATCAAAGAAGTAGAATATCTATGACACCCTCCACCAATGAAAGCGCCATCGAGGAGCCGCGATTGAAAGaaatactgtcggttccatcgtgatcacagtcacgataccgaacaatgcatccaactcaaggatgagatagaggtcctgattcgatgaggctacctcagAAAGTACCGAAGAGATCTACCGACTTAACCTCCTACTGATCGATGACCTTAACCGCAAATGAAAAAAGCTATAAATAATCAGCTGACTAtaggggtgatcaacatgatctccggacGATCAAACTAGGGGGCAACTTCTGAAGAAGAGTCGACGAAAAGACGATGACTCaataatgtaataacttttttgaaagaagatgttcgggggattcagactctccatgatgatgctgttgttgtttcagcaacaatagctaatatgatgtaaaaaaaattttatagataattgAAGTTCGACTGATATTCTCTTTTACTCGATTTTTTTTGAATGCGACTACCAACTGATCGACTTAGAAGAATCTCGACTCATTGGTCGACTTTacaggagatgctgtcacagtgGAAGAAAAAATCTCTCTCCCCTTAATCGCTAGAACTAAACCACAATAGAGCACTGTCTCCATAATATTCACGGTAGTTCGAGTTCCTTTGGCTTAtaacgccatactcggacgatctGAACTTAATGCTCTGAAAGCAGTGGTTTTGACATACCATCTACTAGTTCGATTTTCAACGAGAAATAGAGTCCGAGAGATGCATAGAGATCAACAACTTGCCTGATGCTGCTTCTTTGTCTCCACCCAAAATAATAAACTTGAAGACTCTCTACCTGTCGATAAATTGATCAAAGAGAGAATCAGGAGAGGGATGAATCAGCTGAACAATTGGTCTCTATCCTGTTAAAAGAAGAAGAATCGCAACTGTCTGATCCAGAGCGACAGCAGTTAGTAAATTTACTCAGAGCAAAtaccgatatttttgcttggtcggccacTGACATGTTCGAAATTTCTTCGAAAGTAATAACTCACTGACTTAATATCAACTCGAACGTTAagccggtgagacaaaagaaacgCCCTTTTGCCTCTGAAAAATAGAAGGttattgatgaagaagtcgagAAGCTCCTCACGGTGGGTTTCATCTGAGAAGCCACATACTCCGATTGGCTTgtcaatgtagtgatggtgagacAAGGCAATGAAAAGTGAAGAATCTGCATTGACTATACAGATTTGAATAAGGTCTGTTCGAAGGACAGTTTTTCATTGCCGAAGATTGATCAACTGGTTGATATGACTTCAGACCATCGACTTCTAAGTTTCATGGATGCTTTcgctggatataatcaaatctagatggcaccagaagatgaggagcatacagccttcgtaaccgacaaaggcatatactactataaagtaatgcctttcgatttgaaaaatatcggagccacctaccaatgGCTCGATAATAAGATTTTCAAGATGCAGATTGGACGAAATATAAAAGTATATGTAAATGACATACTGGTGAATAGTTTTCAAATAGTAGACCATATTCGGGACCTGGAGGAAGCCTTTACCATACTTtgacgacatcagatgaagttgaatccgactaagtatgCGTTTGGGATAACCTTCAGAAAATTCTTTAGACTTCTTGTCTCACAACGAGGAATCGAAGCTAATCCCGAAAAGATAAAAGCCATCATCGACATGAAGCATCCGaactcaaagaaagagatacagtaaCTCAATGAAAGGATCACCGTgctcagtcgattcatttctAGATCGATTGAGAGATGTTTGTCATTCTTCAAAATCTTGTGGCAGACAAAAGATTTCTCATGTCGGATGAATGCCGACAGTCCTTCGAAGAGTTGAAAAAGTACCTTGCTTCTCCACCTTTGCTTACAAAATCGAAGGTCAGAGAGatgctgtatctctatttggcgacTTTCacagaagcagttagttcggtacttgTTCAGAAAGATGAAAACCAAATCATCGATCAATCTACTACACCAATAAAGTGCTTCGCAATACCGAAGTACGATACTCAAGAGCgaaaaaaatgatttatgctCTAATCATATCGGCACAGTGATTTCGTCTGTACTTCCAAGCACATCCGATTGTAATCTTGACAAATCAACCACTGAAGGCAATCTTACATCGATCTGATACGTCAGGTCGGATGACGAAGTAGGCAGTAAAGCTTGACAAATTCGACATACAATATTATCCACAACCGTCCATGAAGGCATAAGTTTTAGCTGACTTCATCGTCAAATGTACAATACCCGATAATAAATCAGTGGATATAGATAACAGCATAATAAGGCAGGCTACGACTCCTGAGCCTGACCAAAGGTCGGCATGGGTGCTGCACATTGACGGAGCATCTAATGTGCAAGATAGTGGAGCCGGTCTCATCCTCATAAATTTTGAAGAAATAGTTACTGAATACGTCCTTCTGTTTAactttaaagcctcaaataatcaaaCCAAATATGAAGAGCTCTTAGCTGGTTTGAAGATAGCCAAAGAATTTGAGATCGATAATCTGAAGATCTTTACTGACTCACAATTGATCGCTGGACAAGTCAAGGATGAATTTGAGGCCCGAGActccattatgatgaagtatcttcagaagatgaaatattttatatcaactttgaaatatttcgagatctttcATATTTCGAAAATCAAAATGCTCGGCCAACATACTCTTCCGACTGGCTACTACTATTTTCAACTCACTGGATCGGACATTCATTGAATGTCTTGAACAGTCAAGTATCGACAAAGTTGAAGAGATGTTACAACTCACTATTGAACcaaactggatggatccgatcatccagtGCTTGACTGATGAGATTCTCCCTGAAGATTTCTCAAAAGTCAAATGACTTCGATGGacggcctctcaatatgtaataatgaatggtcatctctacaaaagatcgttctcccttcccttactAAAATGTTTGGGAccaacagatgccgactatgcacttagagaagtgcatgaagaaatttgtgaaaatcacttggggggtaaGTCTTTAGCTTTAAAGTCCTGCGATAAggatactattggcccaccatgaagaaacttatccgaaggtgtgaaccatgtcagaaatatacaaatatacaGCATCAACCGGCTAGTCAGCTGACATCGATTATGGCACCATGGCCTTTCGcacaatgaaaaattgatatacttgGTTCTTTTTCCCCTGGCATTTGGTAAGAGGAAGTTCATAATGATCGCCATCAACTATTTCACTAAATGGTAGAAGTTGAATCTCTGAtacaaatcactgaaagtaagatggaagacttcattcagaaattcatCATCTACAAATTCGGTTTATCGCATACCATCGTCAATGATAATAGTCGATAATTTGATAATCAGAATTTCAGAgagttttatgcaaaattttatattacgtacaaactcacatcagtcggacaTCCACAATCAAATGGAGAGATGGAGGTAACCAACCAAATAATTCTACACGGGCTCAAAAtttgactaaatgaagccaaaggcctctgggtggaAGAGCTATATTCAgtcttatgggcatatcgaataACTCCTCGCATATTGACTGGAGAATCTCTCTTTAATTTAGCTTATGGACGGAAGCGATAATCCCACTTGAAATCGGACTGCCATCAACAAGGGTGGAATAATACAGTGAGCCGAGCAATTTCAAATGTCAGAGATCCGATTTAGATCTACTTCCAAAACTCCgatagcaagctcaagttcggatggctgcaTATCGGTAAAGGATAGCCCAGtattataatgcaagagtcaagTCGAAGGTCTTTCGACCAAGAGATTtgatcctaaaaaaaataaaaatctcaaaacctttggatcaagaaaagctgTCTCTAAATTAGAAAGGACCTTACAGAATATCTGAAATACTTAGACCAGGTGCATATCGACTGAAAACTCTTGAAGGGTCGGCAATTCTCCGAACATTGAATGCTGACAATCTAAAGGTGTATTACCAATGAAGTTGCTCATGTATACATTGTTTGGAATGCAATAcaaaatttcagaatcacaagcCTTGGTCAATTTTCTATCGACTATATgtcggctttcactgtaaaaaccaGAGAATTAACTGTCTCAATGTCGACTATATCATACCGACTgtgatttttcactgtaaaaaccgACATCAAGTATACATGCTTTCACTGCAAAAGCCATAGTACCGACTATATCTTGGTATTCAATGTCAGCTTTCCGTTGTAAAAGTCGATTATAGTCGAAAGATTAATATACCGACTTAGTCCTAACGAAGCAAAAATACCAATACGATCAAGGTCGAATTGAAAATATGCCGACTTGACTATAGTCAGTCGAAAGATATTTGGCTTACCatcgattatcagataatttgatGTATAAATCCTACCTAGAGTCAGATacaggatattcgacttaccattaAATACGTCAAAAAGACTACGCGACTAACGGATGATTCTACAAGTCCTATCGAATGTTCAGATTACCGATCAATGTTCGATGGCTGCTTTACATTACAGACATTGCATACTTAACATTACAAACAAGCGAAACAAAAAATTTGGActtagaagaaaaaattttttcattcattctcaaaaagagattacaaaattagaccgaagttcgattacagatatttgattacaaaaagagaAAGCAAAATACACTGATCAAGGTTCGTTGCCATCCCTATTCCTTTGCTTTGGTGTAAAGTCAGCGACTTGAACAACTTCAAGCACGATCAGTTTTCCACCTTGAGTCGGTGCTGCTTCGTCTTCAGCAATCCCGTCTTCTGACTTTGGGGGGATGATATTACTCAAGTCAAGATTTGGATATAATATCCGACCGCATCCCGATCGTCTTCATACCTGGCGCAGTACGAAACGAAGCCACCTTTGAGGATCTCCTCCTTGAATTCTTTCGAACCCCTGAAGTCCTCGATTGCCTGACTCAATGCCTCCCTTGCCGACTCCACTTCCACCTTCACCAAGTCAGCAATTGGCTCGTGTAGAAGATGACTCCTCTTcagccagtgccaacctttccaggTTGGCCCGATGTCGTTCACATTCGACTTCGAGTTCTATAATGCATCCGTCTCGCTCCCGTCGAAGCCAGTGGATTGAGTGTTTCTTGCTCTTGACCCGCGACTCAAGAGCCAAAATATTCTTGCGAGCCGACTCAAATTTGGCTCTAGAAGATGCTAGATCATCAGTTAATCGAGAAATCTCCTCCTGAAGCTTGGCTTCCCGCTGAGCTGCCGATCTGAGTTGTTCGAAAGCAGCCGCCTTCTCAGTATCAGCGGCTGCCACCTTATTCATCCACGATCGATGAAAGTCGCCAAACTTCATGTAGCTGGCTTCCAAATCGAATATGTCGTGGATCAACTGCAGACAGAAGATaagtcaatttaaaaaaaaaaaaagaaagaaaaaaaacttaCCTCGAGTAACATCGCGTAAAAGGATGAGAACATCTCGACCACCGTTCGTTCCTCCGATTCTCTCGATCAACCATAAGAAGGGCGGCTTGGAGCAATCACTTGGCCAATGCCAGATTTGTCAGAGCCGACTCATCTCCAGGTACTTGAATGTCGAAGTGAACCGTGTGGCCCTCCGATGCTACGTCTTCCACCAAAGTCATCGGAGCTTTCCCCCGATCCCTTGTCGGCAACCCCACATTCGAAAGTGAGGGGAAGCTTGAACTCGATTACGCCAAAGAAGCCCCAGCTGAAGGAGCAACTGGTGCAGTTGCAGATTCTTCGGACCTCCTACCTCGGCCCGAACCTCCTCAATTGGTGGAACTACCGATGTTGCCTCGGCAGTTCCCTTCACCGCCTTTCTTCAGATGGTACGGTAGGAAGTACTGTCGGGCCGACAGTGCCAGAACCGGCTTAGGAACCGACGCAGATGGTGCATCAGGTTCCCTAGTCGGTGTTGAAGCAACGGCTGGAGCTGGTGTTGAAGCAGCCCGAGTCTACATCGAAGCAGCAGCTTGATTTCTCTTCGATGGCTGGGAAGGTCCAGCCTCAGATGTTGTCCTCTTTCTGGCAGCATGTTGATGAATGTCGGCACTCGACACTCGCACCTTCGGCTGCGTGGCTGCAATTATAACAAAAGTCTGCACCACTTAACAAGCAAAAGAAGAATAAAGTAAGAAATGACCACTACACTATACCTAGATGGGTGACCGAACTAAGACTGGCATCGTAAAGGGCCTGTTCGATCACAAGCTCCTTCTGCAATGGGACCGTCATGTCCTTCAACCGATGGAAGTCCTCCTGATCACCGACCTTTactcgactgttgtcgttgggacTAGTTCATGGATCACCCCAACGGAAAGAAAAATcccaaagaagagaggaagaagcaaaaaagaactgattcttctatccatgaatggacgatggaagatcggtaataAAAGAAAGACCTTTTTGAGGGttaaagaaccaccaccctccgACCTTTGGATAAGGTCGGAGGATAAAGAAAGTATGAAAAAAGAAGGATGAGGTTCAGTCGGCAACAATTGACACAGCAAGACAAAACTGATTATTAGCCGGACTGAGTTCGGTACCAGCTGAGCACGGCAAAGACCataataatctaaaatatttcggaCAAACTTCAAAATCGAAATCGAAGATCTGTCCAAAAATATTCGACATAAAAGCCACCTAGTCCGAAAGAGGGATATTCATCCGACCGTCGACTACAGGGGCGAAAAGCTGATATTGCTCCGAGATACAATACTGCTCCCAGAACCACTCGACATTCGACTCTGAAAGTGAAGAAGCATCCACCTCCAGACCCGACTGGGACTCGTCCgtcggattctccgaccgaccATCCCGAGAAGGAGAGGTCCTAGCTATAAGAAACGAAGACTAGAGAAGAAAAAACTCAAAAAAAGACAAACTTGACCTGAAAAAGATGGGAATAAGAAAGTCCTCAAACGCTGGGGCGATCTTCTGACAGAGTCTCAGCaccaaaaaagataaaataaaaagtaaaagttTGGTTGGAAGCGACCTATATATATAGAATctccaacggtcgagatgaagatgATTGAATCAAAGACTTACCAGATGACGACACATGACAACATCTGGATCGATCATCGATCGGACGATTTGATACACTTGCTCCAGATTCAGCCACATCACCCTTATGCGCATGAACAGCTCCGATCCAATAACATTCGAACATGTGGCAAaaatctacttgtcagaatcatatcatcTGGCACCGAATCGCCTTCCTGAAACGACGTCTGATACTGACATCTGACACTGAATCATCCTGTTAACATAGCAATTTAAAGACGACTCTGTACCCACCAAAACGACAAAGCGGCCAATCGCCCATACCCCAAAAAAAACGGCTGCAGAATCGAGGTTTGATATGATAAGAAATAACTCTTTTCATCCAACGTGACAAACCACGTGGCAATATACACGTTAGTTCACCTTGAACTTGGGAGtggagggcaactgttggggtaaacCAATCAACCTCCGACTTTGGTCACCACAACTCCGATTGTGCATCAGCTGAACACGACCGACTGAGCAAATCACACTGACTTATAATCGGCTGATCGATGAATGTTTGACTATTATCGATCAACAGTGGACAACTTGAACCGTCAGCATAACTGAACTACTAGCCGACGGTCGCTCATAGATTGTACCGATATATGATCGATTCTACCGATATATGGTCGGTTAAtctactctacatatcataactGTTGTGAACGATTATTGACTACGTTCACGGCTATTCAGAAGAATTAATGACCCACTAACTTCACATTTATGATCTGATAATTCAGTGCCATAAAAAGCGAAACCACGTCCtcaacggttacatcagaattatctataaaaaggAAAGGTAAGTGAACCAGAAGATAAGACACTTTTGAGTCAGAGCTCTGCTACTTTCAACTTTCAAATCTACTGTTCATcaattttctctctgacttaagtatcggaggatctccatcggaCATAACTCCAATCTGTGAGGATGCTGTTTTTGCAGATGCTCATCACCGACGACAGACGACAGAAAATTAACCACAATAGATTGCTCATCACCGACGACAGAGAGTTGACCACAACAACACCAAAAATACTAGTtggaatatatattaattttctgTGCCAGTCGATTTTTATGGCTAATAACACATTCGAATATGGGAAAATGAACTCCAAAACGTACCACATTCCCATAAAGAGGGGTAAAACCAGGAGAGAGCTTGGATTTCATTTTTCTCCCTCGGTATTAGACATGTATTTAGAGTTATACTAGAAAAGATTTATTacctattatttttataaatattgattatatattaaaaaatatattatacataatagtatattattattgaataattcaatattaaatattatataccacaattatataagatattatataatatcttatattataaaGGGATCTTACATATTTTCTTACTCATACCATATATTGGATAATacaatatcatatattatataacaTTGTTgtattattataaattatattcgtGTTATATGATgcttatattattaataatagtatttgatattttatattatcaataatattatattgtttattaataataatactaTCTTCCTAACTTAGCGCTccgctccctctctccctctctgccCCTCCCCCAACCCCCTTCGTATGTTTTCAAATAAATCTACTACCACATATAAAGTCGAACAAGCTAATCCATGCAAAACCCTGGCATTGTTTGTGCGTAAGGATCCACCTTCCATATACCAAATGATCAACTTCAAGTTAAATTGAAAATCTCAACACAAACAGACCTACAGGAAAATTGGTTGGTATAGGATGGTTATATATTGCACCATTCATATTCCTTATTTGATTGTGTAAGACTATATACATAAGAATTTTTATGATGGAAATCACTGAGAATCTGATATGGAGGTCAACTAGAATATAAAATGAGAATATTGTGGCTGCACCCATAGCCGTCAGCCAATCTTCTCTGTGTTTGTGTCATCAGATGGCCATATGACGGTGTCCATTAACCGTTCACGCATTAACTGCAAGTTCTCATCAGAAATTTGTTGATACATTTTCGCATGATCACATTTCTGAGCATCAAACAAGAAGGATTAGGTTTACTTCTTATATCAAATAAGCTGTGATGCTAAATTTTATTTATCCAGATTACCTTGATCCATTTTCCATATAGGTGAAGGCGTGTGATCATAACTCTTTCCGCTAGGTCTTGCTTCTCCTACAAATTTTACGAGAGGAAAAGAAAATGTGAGtatgacttggccatataaattacTGCATTCTGATCGCTCAAAAGGGTATATAACACTACCTTCCCAAGAATACGTAGAAAACGTTTACCATCACTTGGTTTGTTGGTTGCAACAAAACTGTTTAGACATCTTACAATCATAAGCATGCAGGCAATGATATGTATAATACTAACAAATTTTGACAAATATCAGCCGTAAATGATgtctaaaaatatcaaatataagtTGACTTACTTATAGAACCACATGTAGCTTGGTGGGTTCATTTCATAAAGCTGATGAAGAACAGTCCTTGCAGCTTTGTAGGTGAAGTAATTGATAAGTTGCTGAAAGGCAAGAGGTTCACGATTAGGACTAAAAAACACCATACATTTGAAGAAACAGAAGACTCTGAATCTAGTTTGTTTAATTATTTGACCGGCCATCTCATACAAGATAACAGTTAGCCAATACTCAAAAAGAACAGAAATCTAGATAAGTAGTAATAGCAATAACTTACAATTTGAAAACAGATTATGGAATTAATATCTTAAGCAATAAATTATCACGTTGGAAATGTTCACAGCTAAGTTTTACTAGAGTATCTGCAGATAGACAACATTGC
Protein-coding regions in this window:
- the LOC105056619 gene encoding chaperonin-like RbcX protein 2, chloroplastic — protein: MVGARSMAIGSVAVDSHPSPCLCVDALPLSNLNFRGSGDAHRITTCRKPSRSGPGSLELSSSFVDTWQGRRPSGRSGKRQTKSKNRSLVVVDELGGQYEEGFEDVHVQLINYFTYKAARTVLHQLYEMNPPSYMWFYNFVATNKPSDGKRFLRILGKEKQDLAERVMITRLHLYGKWIKKCDHAKMYQQISDENLQLMRERLMDTVIWPSDDTNTEKIG